The genomic interval AGGACCGGGGCAGGCGCAGGCTCTTGTACTGCATCCAGGCGAAGAAGCCGACTAGCGGCGTGAAGGCCAGGAGAAGCTCCATGACCACGTGGCGCATGTCGAGGAAATCGAGCAGCACGTTCATCCGTAGAACATCCCCAGAAACATGACCCCGATCACCGGGCCGATGGAGGCCAGGCCGATGAGGCCGAAGCCGTCGCTGAACGAGCTTTTGCCGCCGAGCACGCTGACCGTGCCGAGTCCCAGGGCCAGGATGAAGGGCACCGTGACCGGCCCCGTGGTCACGCCGCCCGCGTCGAAGGCGATGGGCAGAAAGTCTTCGGGCGTGAGGAAGGACAGGATCAGGATCAAGGCGTAGCCCGCGATGAGGATGCGGGCGATGGGCACCCCCACGAGGATGCGCAGCACCGCGCCAGCCACGCAGATGCCCACGCTCAGGGCCACCACCCAGATGAGCAGGCCGCGCGAGACCAGCCCCTCGGAGACGAAGTCCACTTGGTGCGCCAGGACGCGCACGTCCGGCTCGGCCAGGGTGATGACCGTGCCCAGCACGAAAGCCATGGCCAGCAGATAGGCCACGGAGCCGCTCTTGGGCAATTCCGCGCCGATGGTCTCGCCCATGGGCAAGAGGCCGGACTTGACCCCGATCAGGAAGAGCAGGAGGCCCGAGAAGACGAACAGCGCGCCCAAAGCGAAGCGGGCGAAGACGTCCCACGGCATGTGCAGCAGCGTGAACTGCAAGAGGCAGATCACGAGGCTTATGGGCAGCACCGCGAGGGTGACTTCGTGCAGGAGTTCCTTCAATTGTGCGGACATGGCGCTTGGGGTTGCTGGTTGTCCAGAAAACACCGTTTAGCACGCCTCGGCCGTCCGTGTCCACCTGCAAACCCAATGGCGAAGCGCTGTTGCGGGCCGCGGCGATGTCTGTGGCGCGGCCGCCGTGCCCGGGCGCGTTGCGAAAGCTCGCCATTTCCCCTGCAAGAGTTCGTTGAT from Alkalidesulfovibrio alkalitolerans DSM 16529 carries:
- a CDS encoding DUF1538 domain-containing protein is translated as MSAQLKELLHEVTLAVLPISLVICLLQFTLLHMPWDVFARFALGALFVFSGLLLFLIGVKSGLLPMGETIGAELPKSGSVAYLLAMAFVLGTVITLAEPDVRVLAHQVDFVSEGLVSRGLLIWVVALSVGICVAGAVLRILVGVPIARILIAGYALILILSFLTPEDFLPIAFDAGGVTTGPVTVPFILALGLGTVSVLGGKSSFSDGFGLIGLASIGPVIGVMFLGMFYG